One genomic segment of Hordeum vulgare subsp. vulgare chromosome 2H, MorexV3_pseudomolecules_assembly, whole genome shotgun sequence includes these proteins:
- the LOC123425896 gene encoding reactive Intermediate Deaminase A, chloroplastic, with amino-acid sequence MAWSAAAAVSRFAASPAAEIRLPFSAAVAASVSFAGRRRFGPVAASLATSATVQKEAVQTEKAPAALGPYSQAIKANNLVFVSGVLGLNPETGKFVSESVEEQTEQVMKNMGEILKASGASYSSVVKTTIMLADLQDFKNVNEIYAKYFPAPAPARSTYQVAALPLNARIEIECIAAL; translated from the exons ATGGCGTGgagtgccgccgccgccgtctccaGGTTCGCCGCCTCCCCGGCCGCCGAGATCCGCCTGCCCTTCTCAGCAGCAGTAGCCGCCTCCGTCTCCTTCGCCGGGCGCCGCCGCTTCGGCCCCGTCGCCGCGTCCCTCGCCACCTCCGCCACCG TTCAAAAGGAGGCTGTTCAGACGGAGAAGGCGCCAGCAGCACTAGGCCCCTACTCTCAGGCGATAAAAGCAAACAATCTTGTGTTTGTCTCTGGCGTTCTAGGCCTAAATCCTGAG ACAGGGAAGTTTGTCTCTGAAAGCGTGGAGGAGCAAACTGAGCAG GTTATGAAGAACATGGGTGAAATATTGAAAGCAAGTGGTGCTAGCTACTCATCAGTTGTCAAGACAACAATCat GTTAGCCGATCTACAGGATTTCAAGAACGTGAATGAGATTTACGCTAAAT ATTTTCCAGCCCCTGCGCCAGCACGCTCAACCTACCAAGTCGCAGCTCTGCCACTCAACGCCAGGATCGAGATCGAGTGCATTGCTGCCCTCTAG